A single region of the Stigmatopora argus isolate UIUO_Sarg chromosome 6, RoL_Sarg_1.0, whole genome shotgun sequence genome encodes:
- the utp3 gene encoding something about silencing protein 10 translates to MVRAIRRKKFQRPKGQPEHDEGDPEGYKSLGVPDEIPKDSIDEFHEKKIEKLLASGIHLHSDEEELDDEEEVMALDASETEDDDGDDDDDDENEEEDEEDEGTDMESDLEGKVEERLPDELAWGTKKKSFYDSDYMTTKGKSQEELEAEEEEEEEEAKKIQKRMAEQLSEDDYDLNFLQEFAKEDQTEVTVVDKKIVKDLKQMSHKEKMKLLKKESPEFLELIQDLKEKLTELKEQLFPLLQMVKDGRIPPGKGADYLKTKQQLYLNYCTNISFYVGLKAKRIPAHNHPVIERMLTYRNLINELSSVDARLEPQYKKLLAAWEEGGIVSKPVTKKEGAAVRKDKVSGKAVAKTTVDSDADLDEEAALRYYREVEGRMKLKKESKQRKEENEGVNEEDELDPQGKRSITYQMAKNKGLTPKRKKIDRNPRVKHREKYRRANIRRKGQVREVRREETRYSGELSGIRAGVKKSIKLK, encoded by the exons ATGGTTCGAGCGATAAG GCGTAAAAAGTTCCAGAGGCCAAAAGGACAGCCAGAACATGATGAAGGTGACCCAGAAGGATACAAAAGCCTAGGTGTCCCTGATGAG ATTCCAAAGGACAGCATTGATGAGTTTCACGAAAAGAAGATTGAG AAACTTCTCGCCAGTGGAATTCACCTGCACAGCGACGAGGAGGAGCTAGACGatgaa GAGGAAGTCATGGCCTTGGATGCTTCCGAGACGGAGGACGACGAcggcgatgatgatgacgatgacgaaaatgaagaggaggatgaggaagatgaGGGCACTGACATGGAGAGTGATCTAGAGGGGAAGGTGGAGGAAA GGCTTCCTGACGAACTAGCATGGGGCACCAAGAAGAAGTCATTCTACGACTCAGATTACATGACCACAA AGGGCAAATCACAGGAGGAACTGGAagcagaggaagaagaggaggaagaagaagccaaaaaaatccagaagcGCATGGCGGAGCAGCTCAGTGAGGATGATTACGACTTGAACTTTCTCCAG GAATTTGCCAAAGAGGACCAAACCGAGGTGACGGTTGTGGACAAGAAGATCGTCAAGGACTTGAAGCAGATGTCTCACAAGGAGAAAATGAAGCTGCTGAAGAAGGAGTCGCCTGAGTTCCTGGAACTTATTCAGGACTTAAAGGAAAAG CTCACAGAACTGAAGGAGCAGTTGTTTCCGCTTCTGCAAATGGTTAAGGACGGAAGGATCCCACCGGGAAAG GGTGCCGACTACCTGAAGACTAAACAGCAGCTTTACCTCAA TTATTGTACCAATATCAGCTTTTACGTGGGACTCAAGGCCAAACGGATCCCCGCTCACAACCACCCGGTCATCGAACGAATGCTCACCTACAGAAAT CTCATCAATGAACTGAGCTCCGTTGATGCCCGCTTGGAGCCGCAGTACAAAAAGCTGTTAGCCGCTTGGGAGGAAGGTGGAATCGTGAGCAAACCAGTGACAAAGAAAGAGGGGGCAGCCGTCAGAAAAGACAAg GTTTCGGGCAAAGCAGTGGCCAAAACGACGGTAGACTCCGACGCGGATCTGGATGAAGAGGCAGCGTTGCGTTACTACCGAGAAGTGGAAGGGAGGATGAAGTTGAAGAAGGAGAGCAAACAGCGAAAAGA GGAGAACGAAGGCGTGAATGAAGAGGACGAGTTGGATCCACAGGGGAAAAGAAGCATCACATACCAG atggccaagaacaaaggacTCACACCAAAGAGGAAGAAGATTGACCGGAACCCCCGAGTCAAACACCGGGAGAAGTACCGGCGCGCAAATATTCGCAGGAAGGGCCAG GTCCGCGAGGTTCGGCGGGAGGAGACGAGATACAGCGGAGAACTGTCGGGTATCCGCGCAGGAGTCAAGAAAAGTATCAAACTCAAGTAA
- the fam83e gene encoding protein FAM83G codes for MQSQRSQKASLDENAVILPVTPSSPEFLYSERERRSVENLLWGGPKAFYTSVRAEPFGRFLSPDEVGEMTSWVQDFHFTPLPKKENGGDGDPDKEDLASSYFPSYSDVPVPRLNLGWPETPWVHLENIAVYTNPPAEGKPSIREVIRRHLQKAGKVLAIVTDRLTDSTIIGDLHDAASRGVPVYIVLNQRTSEKYTFQRLGHPNIQVRLLGGKSFCSSKGKMMVGELKDKFILVDLVTVIHGSYSLTWTDAHLHRQIISVINGSAVDSFDKEFRVLFAASAPVPNLSDYIDSHVERTVEPIDFTDPSPPRHFHMKQEILNPPSPPTDTHLDWEAMGVIPRGTFPDSLEEEGIVASQAAVQTATELEKKTLLLDTFNHNDYEAMTTRRFWDSSPMTNHIPDNTKNPNSADHHANQPNNYFQERRNNTGDRQFSSCRDNRNSNKLLFPPDLDEITTIENKPESRKPLILRVPQSESFNSLSDLMKRFKTKWNKGDMLRKDSRNNTTEITQSMMDLREDAQDSDPTPDERRLSMPRLNAHSYVQNQMTPGLFLMKKRNNEVKTRNRPRGFGLDLNWKPSRETKEVEDQ; via the exons ATGCAAAGTCAAAGGTCTCAGAAGGCGAGCCTGGATGAGAATGCTGTGATCCTGCCGGTAACGCCGTCTTCCCCGGAGTTCCTCTACTCCGAGCGAGAGCGTCGGTCGGTGGAGAATCTCTTGTGGGGTGGTCCCAAAGCTTTCTACACCTCTGTCAGAGCCGAGCCCTTCGGCCGCTTCTTGTCTCCCGATGAAGTGGGCGAGATGACCAGCTGGGTTCAGGACTTTCATTTTACACCCCTGCCAAAGAAGGAAAACGGCGGGGACGGCGACCCCGACAAAGAGGACCTCGCGTCTTCCTACTTCCCGTCATACTCGGACGTGCCGGTTCCGCGTTTGAACCTGGGTTGGCCCGAGACGCCCTGGGTCCACTTGGAAAACATAGCGGTCTACACGAATCCCCCCGCCGAGGGTAAACCTTCCATCAGAGAGGTCATCCGACGGCATCTGCAGAAGGCCGGCAAA GTGCTTGCCATCGTGACAGACCGTCTGACGGACAGTACCATAATTGGGGATTTACATGACGCGGCCTCCAGGGGTGTCCCCGTTTACATCGTTCTGAACCAACGGACTAGTGAGAAGTACACTTTCCAAAGGCTGGGACATCCG AACATTCAAGTCCGTCTTCTTGGAGGCAAAAGCTTCTGTTCCAGCAAGGGGAAGATGATGGTCGGGGAGTTGAAAGACAAATTTATTCTGGTGGATTTGGTGACAGTCATTCATGGCAGTTACAG CCTCACGTGGACTGACGCTCACTTACACAGGCAAATCATCTCTGTGATTAACGGCTCAGCTGTCGACAGCTTCGACAAAGAGTTCCGGGTGCTGTTTGCCGCATCGGCCCCGGTTCCTAACCTGTCGGACTACATCGATTCCCACGTAGAAAGGACGGTGGAACCAATAGACTTCACCGATCCGAGTCCCCCGAGACACTTCCACATGAAACAGGAGATCCTCAACCCTCCTTCTCCACCGACGGACACTCACCTGGATTGGGAAGCCATGGGCGTCATTCCTAGAGGGACCTTCCCAGATAGTCTTGAAGAAGAGGGAATTGTCGCAAGCCAAGCCGCCGTGCAGACTGCTACGGAGTTAGAAAAAAAGACACTTCTTTTAGATACTTTTAACCACAATGATTACGAAGCAATGACTACAAGAAG GTTCTGGGACAGCTCTCCAATGACAAATCATATACCAGATAACACAAAAAATCCTAA CTCGGCTGACCATCACGCAAACCAACCCAACAATTACTTTCAAGAGAGAAGAAACAACACAGGAGACAGACAATTTTCATCCTGCCGTGATAACCGAAATAGTAACAAGCTTTTATTTCCCCCTGACCTGGACGAGATCACCACCATAGAAAACAAACCTGAGTCAAGA AAACCCTTAATcttgagggtgccgcagtccgAGAGCTTCAACTCGCTAAGTGACCTCATGAAGCGGTTCAAGACAAAATGGAATAAGGGTGACATGCTAAGAAAAGACTCCAGGAACAACACGACCGAGATCACCCAGTCTATGATGGACCTCCGCGAGGATGCACAGGATTCAGACCCAACTCCTGACGAGAGGAGATTGTCCATGCCGAGACTCAACGCTCAC aGTTATGTCCAAAACCAAATGACACCGGGTTTATTCCTGATGAAGAAGAGGAATAACGAAGTGAAGACTAGAAATCGACCTCGCGGCTTCGGCCTTGATCTGAACTGGAAGCCTTCAAGGGAAACCAAAGAAGTGGAAGACCAATGA